In Sphingobacterium sp. PCS056, the following proteins share a genomic window:
- a CDS encoding rhodanese-like domain-containing protein, with translation MALEATGAVILDARSSEEFKAGYIPKSIHIGWKGPFKIWVQKIFMDKHQPIIYVADHSSITLVFEMLTELGYTQVLGYLHDGVDSYKKQYLLNTVDEVDAATYLDLSTKGQIIDVRSEKEFAEGHIDNAMNFPLKDLGNFNINLPEYNNYYVQCLSGYRSMIAISILKAKGIENVVNIKGGYQALKKIKEEK, from the coding sequence ATGGCTTTAGAAGCTACTGGAGCGGTTATATTGGATGCTAGATCTTCTGAAGAATTCAAAGCGGGTTATATCCCCAAATCTATTCATATCGGATGGAAAGGTCCATTTAAAATTTGGGTGCAAAAAATATTCATGGACAAGCATCAGCCTATAATATACGTGGCAGACCATTCATCTATTACACTTGTATTTGAAATGCTTACAGAACTTGGCTATACACAAGTACTGGGTTATCTTCATGATGGAGTAGATAGTTATAAGAAACAGTATTTGTTAAATACTGTTGATGAGGTTGATGCAGCAACTTATTTAGATTTATCAACAAAAGGTCAAATAATTGATGTTAGGTCGGAAAAAGAGTTTGCAGAAGGGCATATTGACAATGCGATGAATTTTCCACTTAAAGATTTAGGTAACTTTAACATTAATTTACCAGAGTATAACAATTATTACGTTCAATGTCTTTCTGGATATCGCAGTATGATCGCTATATCTATTTTAAAAGCAAAAGGTATTGAAAATGTAGTTAATATAAAAGGTGGTTATCAAGCATTGAAAAAAATAAAGGAGGAAAAATAA
- a CDS encoding glycoside hydrolase family 25 protein, translating to MKKKKVQLSKPYHAANVKNKKWNYIILGGTLILLLLLLLAIAWHYRAGIKYYIGTWGAGRAVVSKEAKYDIRNVEIMSSHSDKIFGIDISQYQGDINWNEVNTINDQFPIDFVFIRATMGERNVDERFKENWNAVAKRANLRGAYHYFRPNENSVKQAKNFIKAVKLVPGDLPPVLDIEEMPKHQPMDSLKVGLKRWLDEVESHYKVKPILYSGDKYFTDFLQREFSDYVLWIANYNFWVEDLKDHWNFWQFSEKGTVRGIKGNVDLNIFNGNIEELERLTLPF from the coding sequence ATGAAGAAAAAAAAAGTGCAGCTTAGTAAGCCTTATCATGCCGCTAACGTTAAAAATAAAAAATGGAATTATATTATATTAGGCGGAACGCTTATTTTACTTTTACTTTTGCTTTTAGCAATCGCATGGCATTATCGTGCAGGTATTAAATACTATATCGGCACATGGGGAGCCGGTCGTGCAGTAGTTAGTAAAGAGGCTAAGTATGATATTCGAAATGTAGAGATCATGTCGAGCCATTCAGATAAAATTTTTGGTATTGATATTTCACAATATCAAGGTGATATTAATTGGAATGAAGTAAATACAATAAATGATCAATTTCCAATCGATTTTGTATTTATAAGGGCAACTATGGGGGAACGTAATGTAGACGAAAGATTTAAAGAGAATTGGAATGCTGTTGCTAAAAGAGCAAATCTAAGAGGTGCTTATCATTATTTCCGACCTAATGAAAACTCTGTCAAGCAAGCTAAAAATTTTATTAAAGCTGTTAAACTTGTGCCTGGAGATCTGCCTCCAGTCTTGGATATTGAGGAGATGCCTAAGCATCAACCTATGGATAGTTTGAAAGTAGGATTAAAGCGCTGGTTGGATGAAGTTGAATCACATTATAAGGTCAAACCGATTTTATATTCAGGAGATAAATATTTCACAGATTTTTTACAACGGGAATTTAGCGATTATGTATTGTGGATCGCTAATTATAATTTTTGGGTTGAAGATTTAAAAGATCATTGGAATTTTTGGCAATTTTCGGAAAAAGGAACGGTAAGGGGGATTAAAGGAAATGTAGATTTAAATATCTTTAACGGAAACATTGAAGAATTGGAACGATTGACTCTTCCTTTTTAA
- a CDS encoding bestrophin family protein, giving the protein MIVYNPKDWLTSTIKLHKTDTFRKLFPYLILAALYSWGIAYLELEYLKLAEKSWIKNITIVHSLLGFVLSLLLVFRTNTAYDRWWEARKQWGTLTNISRSLAYKMNAFLETDDKVNRSFYRKAIPLYAETLYTFLHSDYTKFMLDEVLHPELKNLDDQKHGPNQVASLIFKNTNSLYKDGKITGDQFIIINDELQSFTNVCGACERIKNTPIPLSYNAFIKKFIIIYTATLPMGYVFSIGYFVIAAVPFIFYVLTSLELIGESIEEPFGTDTDDLPIDKIASNIKKHCFEILHP; this is encoded by the coding sequence ATGATTGTTTACAACCCAAAAGATTGGCTAACCTCAACTATAAAACTTCATAAAACAGATACTTTTCGAAAATTATTTCCCTATCTGATTTTAGCAGCACTGTACTCTTGGGGGATTGCATATCTCGAACTTGAATATCTTAAACTAGCTGAAAAAAGTTGGATTAAAAATATTACAATCGTACATAGCTTACTTGGATTTGTACTTTCTTTGTTACTTGTTTTTCGAACAAACACAGCTTATGATCGCTGGTGGGAAGCAAGAAAGCAATGGGGAACTTTAACAAATATCAGTAGAAGTTTAGCATACAAGATGAATGCTTTTTTAGAGACCGATGATAAAGTAAACCGAAGTTTTTACAGAAAAGCAATTCCATTATATGCCGAAACACTCTATACCTTTCTTCATTCAGATTATACCAAGTTTATGTTAGATGAGGTTTTGCATCCTGAACTTAAAAATTTAGATGATCAAAAACACGGACCTAACCAAGTGGCATCTTTAATTTTTAAAAATACTAATTCATTATATAAAGACGGAAAAATAACTGGAGATCAGTTTATCATTATCAACGATGAACTACAATCTTTCACAAATGTATGTGGAGCTTGCGAACGTATTAAAAATACTCCAATCCCACTATCATATAATGCATTTATAAAAAAGTTCATCATAATATATACCGCAACTTTACCGATGGGATATGTTTTTTCGATCGGTTATTTTGTGATCGCAGCAGTCCCTTTTATCTTTTATGTACTGACGTCATTGGAATTAATTGGAGAGTCAATTGAGGAACCATTTGGAACTGATACTGATGATCTACCGATTGATAAAATAGCAAGTAATATCAAAAAACATTGTTTTGAAATCTTACATCCATAG
- a CDS encoding sterol desaturase family protein — protein sequence MAKRNFVSNSTESSRMFKSDLLESLTKVHWSVPIIFYLPVIGYFSWKALGPGELGIFSYIQYFVFGLAFWTLFEYALHRWIFHYHPTTKWGKRIAFIFHGVHHDYPKDRLRLVMPLSASIPLAALVYYLFTFFFSSDIVLAAFFSGFMIGYLIYDECHYAMHHANFKSGIFKRIKQHHMLHHYSDPEHGFGVSSSLWDEIMRSGFPKEEDKSEKVNIDK from the coding sequence ATGGCAAAGCGTAATTTTGTTTCAAATTCCACTGAATCTTCAAGGATGTTCAAAAGTGATTTATTAGAATCACTGACTAAGGTTCATTGGAGTGTTCCTATAATATTTTATTTACCTGTAATAGGTTATTTTTCATGGAAGGCCCTAGGTCCAGGTGAGCTTGGTATTTTTAGTTATATACAATATTTTGTCTTTGGACTTGCTTTTTGGACTTTATTTGAATATGCTTTGCATCGTTGGATTTTTCATTATCATCCAACCACCAAATGGGGGAAGAGAATCGCATTTATATTTCATGGAGTGCACCATGACTATCCAAAAGATAGATTAAGATTGGTAATGCCTTTATCTGCTAGTATTCCTTTAGCGGCTCTGGTTTATTATTTATTCACGTTCTTCTTTAGTTCTGATATTGTATTAGCTGCATTTTTTTCAGGATTTATGATTGGGTATTTAATATATGATGAATGTCACTATGCTATGCACCACGCTAATTTTAAAAGTGGAATATTTAAGCGAATAAAACAACATCATATGTTACATCACTATTCAGATCCTGAACATGGATTTGGAGTTAGTTCTTCACTATGGGATGAAATAATGCGTTCTGGATTTCCAAAAGAAGAGGATAAGTCTGAAAAAGTTAATATCGATAAATAA
- a CDS encoding acyltransferase family protein: protein MIERDRSIDIIRGLGLIYIILAHVNPPFFIFQVRNFDVPLMVFISGFLFGDKNQEFKSIADITSYLWKRFVRLVVPVWAFLTLFYSIQYCFPYLFKVDYTQYPHIILSSYMLMDGFGYVWIIRIFLMIAILGPLCSNFIKNKWQLLLYYVIYEIVIHYSKNLFEPTVQRYIDQFGSYSLGFLLFFMLGAQYKDYTSKTKITLFMTCMVITILGMAYTIFYLDKPFDIGALKYPPRSFYIYYAIIIFSIIFWIKPRLRNINVTILNFIGSSTIWIYLWHILFIFLINFKHWYLNWIIIIIFSMVLTYLQQRIVSKAITYFQLSDTISKQLRIIFCS from the coding sequence ATGATTGAGAGGGATAGATCGATTGATATTATACGTGGTTTAGGATTAATCTACATTATATTGGCACATGTCAACCCTCCATTCTTTATTTTTCAAGTTCGAAATTTTGATGTACCACTAATGGTGTTTATCTCAGGTTTTTTATTTGGCGATAAAAATCAAGAATTTAAATCCATTGCAGACATTACCTCTTATCTATGGAAACGATTTGTTCGTCTTGTAGTACCTGTTTGGGCTTTTCTAACCCTATTTTATAGTATTCAATACTGCTTTCCCTATTTATTCAAGGTCGACTACACACAATATCCGCACATCATCCTATCAAGTTATATGTTAATGGATGGATTCGGATATGTTTGGATAATCCGTATTTTTTTGATGATCGCTATTTTAGGACCATTATGTAGCAATTTCATAAAAAATAAATGGCAACTATTATTATATTATGTTATCTATGAAATAGTAATCCACTATTCAAAAAATCTCTTTGAGCCTACTGTACAGAGATATATAGATCAATTTGGCTCTTATAGCTTGGGGTTTCTTCTTTTTTTTATGCTCGGAGCACAATACAAAGATTATACTTCAAAGACCAAAATTACCTTATTTATGACCTGCATGGTCATAACTATTCTAGGAATGGCATATACTATATTTTACTTAGATAAACCATTTGATATTGGAGCACTTAAATATCCACCACGTTCATTTTATATTTATTATGCTATAATTATTTTTTCGATTATATTTTGGATAAAACCCCGTCTCAGAAATATAAACGTTACCATTTTAAATTTTATCGGATCATCTACTATTTGGATTTATCTATGGCATATCTTGTTTATATTTTTAATCAATTTTAAACATTGGTATTTAAATTGGATTATTATTATCATTTTTTCCATGGTATTAACATATTTGCAGCAGAGGATTGTAAGTAAGGCCATCACTTATTTCCAGCTATCAGATACAATCTCGAAACAGCTTCGGATAATTTTTTGTTCATAA
- a CDS encoding HAD family hydrolase gives MNSYAVIFDMDGVICHTNPYHAKAFDAFFKKYNIESSEKEFEEHMYGKHNSYIMQHFFKRPISATELKQLEFEKEELFRTIYKDEITPIPGYIEFLTELKNYNFKTGVATSAPKENMDLILDGLGLRSKMGSILCSEDVTAHKPDPEVYLKSAYNLAVDPKNCVVFEDSFSGITAGLNAGMTVVAVLSSHSKEQLPICHEYINDYTEISANKILTLLEKA, from the coding sequence ATGAATAGTTATGCCGTTATTTTCGATATGGATGGAGTTATATGTCACACCAATCCTTATCATGCTAAAGCTTTTGATGCTTTTTTCAAAAAATATAATATTGAAAGCAGTGAAAAAGAATTTGAGGAACATATGTATGGTAAACATAATAGTTATATCATGCAACATTTTTTCAAGAGACCTATATCTGCTACTGAATTAAAACAACTAGAATTTGAGAAAGAAGAACTTTTTAGAACCATTTACAAAGATGAAATCACTCCAATACCGGGTTATATAGAATTCTTAACAGAGCTGAAAAACTATAATTTTAAAACAGGTGTTGCCACCTCTGCACCAAAAGAAAATATGGATTTAATATTAGATGGCTTGGGTCTTCGTTCTAAAATGGGCTCTATATTATGTAGCGAGGATGTTACCGCCCATAAACCAGATCCAGAAGTATATTTAAAATCGGCTTATAACTTAGCAGTAGATCCAAAAAATTGTGTCGTATTTGAAGACTCCTTTTCAGGAATTACAGCTGGGCTTAATGCGGGGATGACCGTTGTAGCTGTGCTATCTTCGCATAGTAAAGAGCAGTTACCCATATGCCATGAATATATCAATGATTATACAGAAATATCTGCAAATAAAATATTAACATTATTAGAAAAGGCTTAA
- a CDS encoding sigma-54-dependent transcriptional regulator, translating to MSTILIIDDERAIRNSLRDILEYEDYNILDVDNGSDGLEIIKKEKIDLVLCDIKMNKMDGMEVLATAQKINPDLPFIMISGHGTIETAVEAAKKGAFDFLEKPLDLNRLLITVRNGLEKVSLVTETKVLKRKVTSYKTKEILGKSEAISRIKETIDRVAPTEARVLITGANGAGKELVARWIHEKSNRAEGPLIEVNCAAIPSELIESELFGHEKGSFTSAIKQRLGKFELATNGTLFLDEIGDMSLSAQAKVLRALQEHKITRVGGDKEIDVNVRVVAATNKNLFKEIDAGNFRMDLYHRLSVILIHVPSLTERVDDIPLLSKNFCEEICNEYGVPVKEITAAALKELCNLPWTGNIRELRNMIERLIILSDKSITDRDVIAFANPSNTVNAISTTSHPSNGASQSNQNGSKVDLDNFASFQDFKDFAEKEFIKYKLEKNTWNVSKTADDLDIQRSHLYSKIEKFGLKRD from the coding sequence ATGAGTACCATATTAATTATTGATGACGAACGGGCAATCAGAAATTCGCTAAGAGATATCTTAGAATATGAAGATTATAATATACTGGATGTAGATAACGGTAGTGACGGCTTAGAAATCATTAAAAAGGAAAAAATTGATCTTGTTCTTTGTGATATTAAGATGAATAAGATGGATGGTATGGAAGTTTTGGCAACAGCTCAAAAAATAAATCCAGATCTTCCTTTTATCATGATCTCGGGTCATGGTACTATAGAAACAGCTGTTGAAGCGGCTAAGAAAGGCGCCTTTGATTTTCTGGAAAAACCATTGGATCTGAATCGTTTACTGATTACGGTTAGAAATGGTCTGGAAAAAGTTTCTTTAGTAACGGAAACTAAAGTTTTAAAGAGAAAAGTTACAAGTTACAAAACAAAAGAAATTCTTGGTAAATCTGAGGCTATCAGTCGGATCAAAGAAACCATCGATCGTGTTGCACCTACCGAAGCTCGTGTACTTATCACTGGTGCAAATGGTGCTGGTAAAGAGTTGGTGGCAAGATGGATTCATGAGAAATCTAATCGTGCAGAAGGACCTTTAATTGAAGTTAATTGTGCTGCAATTCCTTCTGAACTGATTGAATCAGAACTTTTTGGACATGAGAAGGGATCTTTTACTTCTGCGATTAAACAACGTCTTGGTAAATTTGAACTTGCCACCAATGGAACACTTTTTTTAGATGAAATTGGTGATATGAGTCTTTCGGCTCAAGCTAAAGTACTACGCGCTTTGCAAGAGCATAAGATCACAAGGGTAGGTGGAGACAAAGAAATTGATGTCAATGTACGTGTTGTAGCGGCAACAAATAAAAATTTATTTAAAGAGATCGATGCTGGAAATTTTAGAATGGATTTGTATCACCGTCTTTCTGTAATTTTGATTCACGTACCTTCACTAACAGAACGGGTTGATGATATACCTTTGTTGTCTAAGAATTTTTGTGAAGAGATCTGTAATGAATATGGTGTTCCGGTAAAGGAAATCACTGCAGCTGCATTAAAAGAGTTGTGCAATCTTCCGTGGACAGGAAATATTCGAGAGTTACGTAATATGATTGAACGCTTGATTATTTTAAGTGATAAATCAATCACTGATAGAGATGTTATTGCATTTGCCAATCCTTCTAATACCGTCAATGCAATATCTACTACGAGTCATCCAAGTAACGGAGCTAGCCAATCTAACCAAAATGGTAGTAAGGTAGATCTTGATAATTTTGCTTCTTTTCAAGATTTTAAAGATTTTGCTGAGAAAGAATTTATTAAGTACAAATTAGAGAAAAATACTTGGAACGTTTCTAAAACAGCCGATGATTTAGATATTCAACGTAGTCATTTATACAGTAAGATTGAAAAATTTGGTCTTAAAAGAGATTAG
- a CDS encoding NAD(P)/FAD-dependent oxidoreductase, translating into MKQYDAIIVGGGACGLMCAAQAGLLGKRTLVIERNDKVGAKILISGGGRCNYTNLGTDIDNFVSDNVDFLRSAFSQWTVDDTLSFFESHGIFGEEKTLGQLFPSSNKAKDVVAVFTKILFATDQDIRLNTVVKAIEKLEDDFVLTVESEKGVQQLTTKKVVMASGGLPVAKLGASDFAIRTAKKFEMAIVPTAPALVPLTITGKEADWYASLAGNSVFSRVYNHKISFEENILFTHWGLSGPAILQISSYWRAGEEFYIDLLPRFQLDKIIKDERNEGGKRLVSNILNDYFTKRMVEALGKFLPLDTKIASLSKVDANLIIDTIHKFKVKPAGDKGYDKAEVMRGGVSTAELNAKTLESKNVSGLFFGGEAVDITGWLGGYNFQWAWASGYAIAQAI; encoded by the coding sequence ATGAAGCAATATGATGCCATTATAGTTGGGGGAGGGGCGTGTGGGCTCATGTGTGCTGCTCAAGCTGGATTATTAGGTAAGCGAACTTTAGTAATTGAGCGAAATGATAAAGTTGGGGCTAAGATTCTAATTTCTGGAGGAGGAAGGTGTAATTATACCAATTTGGGTACTGACATCGATAATTTTGTGTCCGATAATGTAGATTTTTTAAGATCTGCATTTAGTCAATGGACGGTAGATGATACATTGAGTTTTTTTGAGTCGCATGGTATATTTGGTGAGGAGAAAACGTTGGGACAATTATTTCCTTCTTCGAATAAGGCTAAAGATGTTGTAGCCGTTTTTACTAAGATTTTATTTGCAACGGATCAGGATATAAGATTAAACACGGTTGTTAAGGCTATTGAAAAGCTTGAAGATGACTTTGTCTTAACAGTGGAAAGTGAAAAGGGCGTTCAACAGTTAACGACAAAGAAGGTTGTTATGGCCAGCGGAGGTTTACCTGTCGCGAAGTTGGGGGCCTCTGATTTTGCTATTCGTACGGCTAAGAAATTTGAGATGGCAATTGTACCTACCGCACCTGCTTTAGTACCTCTAACTATTACAGGAAAGGAGGCCGACTGGTATGCTTCTTTAGCTGGTAATTCAGTTTTTTCTAGAGTTTATAATCATAAGATTAGTTTTGAAGAGAACATCCTTTTTACGCATTGGGGCTTAAGTGGTCCGGCGATTCTACAGATTTCATCTTATTGGCGTGCTGGAGAAGAGTTCTATATTGATCTTTTGCCTCGGTTTCAATTGGATAAAATAATCAAAGATGAACGTAATGAAGGTGGAAAACGTTTGGTTTCGAATATCTTGAATGATTATTTTACAAAAAGAATGGTAGAAGCCCTCGGTAAATTTCTGCCATTAGATACTAAAATAGCTTCTCTAAGCAAAGTAGACGCCAATTTAATCATAGATACGATTCATAAATTCAAAGTTAAGCCAGCAGGCGATAAGGGTTATGATAAAGCTGAGGTGATGCGTGGAGGTGTTTCGACAGCAGAGCTGAACGCTAAAACTTTGGAAAGTAAAAACGTAAGTGGCTTATTTTTTGGAGGTGAGGCCGTAGACATTACGGGGTGGTTAGGAGGATACAATTTTCAATGGGCTTGGGCATCTGGTTATGCAATTGCACAGGCGATATGA
- a CDS encoding oxidoreductase: MMTQKIRVGLVGFGISGQVFHAPVMRSIPELELVKITARKAEQKVIVSEKYPTALAVDHIDDILNDESIDLVVIATSNDMHYPFAKQALLAGKHVVVEKPFTNTSEQADELIALAKESGKILSVYHNLRFNSDFRTIKEVIKDERLGQIKNFEVRYDRFRNHLRPGAWREDNLPGSGIFYDLGAHLIDQTLQLFGRPNAVFADLTIQRPGAGAIDNFELLLYYPEMRVSLKGGMLAKEPTPRYTVFALNGNFLKNGVDPQEELLRAGVFPDEHPNWGKEDPSIYGKLNLLYNGKDLEETVTSKLGSYPDYYQNIADAILGKTPLIVTAEQGRDVIRIIELGIKSQAERRVISLDNELIGY; the protein is encoded by the coding sequence ATGATGACTCAGAAAATTCGTGTAGGTTTAGTTGGTTTTGGTATTTCAGGACAAGTGTTTCATGCTCCGGTTATGCGATCCATTCCTGAACTTGAATTAGTGAAAATAACTGCTCGTAAAGCAGAACAAAAAGTAATTGTAAGTGAAAAGTATCCTACAGCATTAGCTGTGGATCATATTGATGATATATTAAATGACGAATCTATTGATTTAGTCGTTATCGCGACCTCAAACGATATGCATTATCCTTTTGCTAAGCAGGCATTGCTAGCAGGGAAACATGTGGTAGTCGAAAAGCCATTTACCAATACATCTGAACAGGCTGATGAATTGATCGCATTGGCAAAAGAAAGCGGTAAAATTCTATCTGTGTACCATAATTTAAGATTCAACTCAGATTTTAGAACGATCAAAGAGGTGATTAAGGACGAACGACTTGGGCAGATCAAGAATTTTGAAGTTCGTTACGATCGTTTCCGTAACCATCTTAGACCGGGTGCGTGGCGAGAAGATAATCTGCCAGGTTCAGGAATCTTTTATGATCTTGGAGCGCATTTAATTGATCAGACGCTACAACTCTTCGGTAGACCAAATGCTGTATTTGCAGATTTGACTATTCAAAGACCTGGAGCGGGGGCAATTGATAATTTCGAATTACTCCTTTACTATCCAGAAATGCGTGTTTCTTTGAAAGGAGGGATGCTTGCTAAAGAGCCGACTCCGCGATACACTGTATTTGCATTAAACGGAAACTTCTTGAAAAATGGTGTTGATCCTCAAGAGGAGTTATTACGTGCGGGTGTGTTTCCTGATGAGCATCCTAATTGGGGCAAAGAGGATCCATCTATTTATGGTAAATTGAATTTGCTTTATAATGGGAAAGATCTCGAAGAGACCGTTACTTCGAAATTAGGCAGCTATCCTGATTATTACCAAAATATAGCAGATGCTATTCTTGGGAAAACTCCTCTAATTGTTACGGCAGAACAAGGCCGTGATGTTATTCGTATTATCGAACTGGGGATAAAAAGTCAGGCGGAACGTCGTGTCATTTCATTAGATAATGAACTAATAGGCTATTAA
- the argS gene encoding arginine--tRNA ligase → MANSIQNRLIEVTVQAVKQLYNADISENQIALQETRKEFEGQITIVTFPVTRFSKKSPEQTGTEIGEYLKSQITAISDFNVIKGFLNICLADEYWISLLNETIVKSDFGVFPSNGKKLMVEYSSPNTNKPLHLGHIRNNLLGYSVAELLKAYGYEVIKANLVNDRGIHICKSMLAWQKFGNGETPESTGMKGDHLVGKYYVVFDKEYKKEIETLKAEGQTEDEAKKNAPLIKEAQAMLQQWEACDEAVIDLWKTMNSWVYAGFEKTYNQLGVNFDKYYYESNTYLLGKDIIQEGLDSGVFFKKEDNSVWIDLTDEGLDEKLVLRGDGTSVYITQDLGTAQLKYDEFNMNDSIYVVGNEQDYHFKVLFLILKKLGKSWASGLFHLSYGMVDLPSGKMKSREGTVVDADDLMNEMIQTAKERTEELGKTQGLSEENKNALYNTIGMGALKYFLLKVDPKKRLLFDPKESVDFQGNTGPFIQYTYARIKSVLSKANFDELSAISVPASISAYERDLIMSLGNFPNIIAISAQEFSPAQMSNYIYEVAKLYNKFYHEETILKAEIEEVKNFRLHLSAAAAKIIAKGMNLLGIEVPERM, encoded by the coding sequence ATGGCGAATTCTATTCAAAACAGACTTATTGAAGTCACTGTTCAAGCTGTAAAACAGCTTTATAATGCAGATATTTCTGAAAATCAAATTGCTTTACAAGAGACACGCAAAGAGTTTGAAGGACAAATTACAATTGTAACTTTTCCTGTTACCCGATTTTCTAAGAAATCTCCTGAGCAGACCGGTACAGAGATAGGTGAATATTTGAAAAGTCAAATTACAGCTATTTCAGATTTTAATGTTATTAAAGGATTTTTAAATATTTGTCTTGCTGATGAATATTGGATTTCTCTTTTAAATGAAACAATCGTGAAAAGTGATTTTGGCGTATTTCCATCAAATGGTAAAAAGTTAATGGTGGAGTACTCTTCTCCAAATACCAATAAACCGCTTCACTTAGGACATATTCGTAACAACCTGTTAGGGTACTCTGTTGCTGAACTTTTAAAAGCTTATGGTTATGAGGTGATCAAAGCAAATTTGGTAAATGATCGTGGTATTCATATTTGTAAATCGATGCTTGCATGGCAAAAATTTGGAAATGGAGAGACTCCTGAGTCGACAGGTATGAAAGGGGATCATTTGGTAGGTAAATACTATGTTGTTTTTGATAAAGAATATAAAAAAGAAATAGAGACACTCAAAGCTGAAGGTCAAACTGAAGATGAGGCTAAGAAGAATGCACCATTGATAAAAGAAGCACAAGCGATGTTGCAGCAATGGGAAGCTTGTGATGAGGCTGTGATTGATCTTTGGAAAACAATGAATAGCTGGGTATACGCAGGTTTTGAAAAAACGTATAATCAGTTAGGTGTTAATTTTGATAAGTATTATTATGAGTCAAATACCTACTTGCTAGGAAAGGATATTATTCAAGAAGGATTAGATAGCGGTGTTTTCTTCAAAAAGGAGGATAATTCTGTATGGATTGACTTAACGGATGAAGGATTGGATGAAAAGCTCGTCTTGCGTGGAGACGGGACTTCAGTGTACATTACACAGGATTTAGGTACGGCTCAATTGAAATACGATGAATTCAATATGAATGATTCTATTTATGTTGTAGGGAATGAACAAGATTATCATTTTAAGGTATTGTTCTTAATTTTGAAAAAATTGGGCAAATCTTGGGCTAGTGGTTTATTTCACTTATCTTACGGGATGGTTGATCTACCTTCTGGCAAAATGAAATCTCGTGAGGGTACTGTTGTTGATGCTGATGATTTGATGAATGAGATGATTCAAACAGCTAAAGAGCGCACGGAGGAATTGGGTAAAACGCAAGGTCTGTCTGAGGAAAATAAAAATGCACTATATAATACCATCGGTATGGGAGCATTGAAATATTTCTTATTAAAGGTTGATCCTAAGAAACGATTATTATTTGATCCAAAGGAATCTGTTGATTTTCAAGGGAATACAGGTCCGTTTATTCAATACACATATGCTCGTATCAAATCCGTGCTTTCAAAGGCAAACTTTGATGAGTTGTCAGCAATATCGGTTCCTGCGTCTATATCGGCTTACGAGCGAGACTTAATCATGAGTTTAGGAAATTTTCCGAATATTATTGCGATTTCAGCTCAAGAATTTAGCCCTGCTCAGATGTCCAACTACATTTATGAAGTTGCGAAATTGTACAACAAGTTTTATCATGAGGAGACGATTTTGAAAGCAGAAATTGAAGAAGTCAAAAACTTCCGTTTGCATCTTTCAGCAGCAGCTGCAAAAATTATCGCTAAAGGCATGAATTTATTAGGAATTGAAGTTCCTGAACGTATGTAA